The sequence GGGTCGTAAACATCATCACCCGCAGCGGGACCAACGACTTCCACGGGGCGGCTTTCTTCCTCGACCAGAGCGACGCCTTTGGCAGCAAGAACGTGTTTTCGACCGGGAAGATCCCGTTCAGCCTCAAGCAGTTCGGTGCCAACCTGGGTGGCCCGATCGTGAAGGACAAGACGCACTTCTTCCTAAGCTACGAGCGTTCCACTCAGACGAGAGTCTCCACGATCACGATCCCGGCCGCCCTTCTTCCAATCCTTCCCGATCCACGCACCGAGATTCCGCAGGATGAAGATCACGACAACTTGTTCGCGAAGCTGACCCACAACCTGAGCCCGAGCAACGTCCTGAATTTCAGCTACAACTACAACCACAAAATCAAGGACGGGCAGTCCGCCGGTCCCAACGCGGCCGCGAACGCGCGCTTCAGCGAACTACGCAGCGACCATCTGCTCATCGCGCGGTTGACCTCCACTCTTGGCAGCCGTGCGACGAACGAAATACGCGCGTCCTATTCGCACACCGACACCAACCGCCCCGTGGCGGTCAACACGCCCGGGCTGGTGTTCCCCAGTCTGAACGTCGGGACTCCGAGCAACCTGCCCCAGGGGCGGATGCAGAACAACTACATTCTGAAGGACGTGTACACGGGGCAGTTTTCCGGGGCCGGTGAGCACGCGCTGAGGGTCGGGGCCGGGATGAACATCGTCCGGTATCCTACAAAGTTGAACCTTTTCCAGTTTGGCCGTTTCACCTTCGCCAAGGACGAGCCACCAGGGCCGAACAATCCCCCCATCTTGTACATCCTGGGCCAGTACAACAGCGAGTTCGCTCACCTGGATGGCAACTACTTCGACGGGTTCGCGCAGGACGACTGGAGGGTGACGCCTCGCCTCACTCTGAACCTAGGCCTGCGCTACGACCTCGAGACCTTCACCGGCTCGTATTCAGGCGCCGACTACCCACCGTTCACGAGCCAGGACCAGGGCGTCCAATTCCTGCTCACGACTCTGCCGGGCGCCGCCAACGCGAACACGATCTACCGATCCCGGAACACGGACCATGGCGAAATCCAGCCCCGCGTCGGGTTCAACTGGGCGGCCACCAAGGACGGTCGGACCTCAGTCCGCGGGGGCTACGGGATCTTCTATGAGGGCGGCCAGGACCCGATCTCGGTCGAGGGCACCCTGGCCCAAGGCAGGGCTCAAACGTTCGTGGCTCCGGGAAGAGTATTCCCGCTGCTCAGCTTCTACCCGAACATGCCGCCGCCGGACCTCCTGAACAAGTTCTTCCGCATCTCCCTGATTTCCCAATTCCCCGGCGTCTTCATCCAGTCGGCCTACGCCCACCAGTTTACGATCGGGGCGGAGCGGCAATTGCCGGGAGACATCTCCATCGCAGTCGACTACGCGGGGATTCGCAGCCGCCACAATCCCCACAGCGTCAACGTCAATCACCCGGCGACACCCGGCTCCGGCGCGTCCGTCTTGAACGGCCAGTACCCCTACGGGGCAAACTACGGTCCGGTCACCGTCGACCTGTCCGACGGCGTGGTCAACACCGATGCCGTGATGGTGCAGATTCGCCGACAGTTCAGCCGGAGGGTTGGGCTCCTGATCGGCTACACGTTCTTGAAAGCCAACCAGGACGGGCCCTCATCGTCTCCATATTTGCTGGCGTCGGACTACGGCCCGACCCCCAACGACATCCGTCACCACCTGTCGGCGAGCATCCACGTGAGGCTCCCTTGGGAGCTCGAGGTTTCGGGGATCGTGACCGCCTCTTCCGCTTTCCCGTACAACGAACTTGCCGGAACGGATGTCACCGGGGATGGAGACCCAACCAATGACCGGCCACCCGGGGTGACGTACGACTCCCTCCGCGGCGACCGGTACTTCGACGCCGACCTGCGCGTGAGCAAGAACGTGAAGTTCGGACGCCGCTACACGATCCAGGTCATCGCCGAGGCCTTCAACCTCTTCAACACCACGAACTACAACAACTACATAGGGACGGTAACCAGCCCGTTGTTCCAAAAGCCGGTCCAGGCAATGAATCCCTTCCAGGCACAACTGGGTGCGCGTTTCTCGTTCTGAGGCGAAAG comes from Vicinamibacteria bacterium and encodes:
- a CDS encoding carboxypeptidase regulatory-like domain-containing protein, with translation MKLHRRGSQFVVLLLIVLGTARVDWAQMTTGAIDGTVVDQSSAVLPGAAITVTDEATGRTRTTTTSPQGFFRIDSLPPGTYTVRAELHGFKPGEYRGVVLAGTKVVTVPLSLGIASGAEQVDVLGEAPLVNVTQDQLKTQVDSQMMHDLPISSRRFQDLALLVAGVNLDLASSQGGTSDPIAFFGFDERNKALYVDGVDLNDELTRGGTVITNAPRNEYSMEAIEDMEVLQNQFSAEVGRAQAGVVNIITRSGTNDFHGAAFFLDQSDAFGSKNVFSTGKIPFSLKQFGANLGGPIVKDKTHFFLSYERSTQTRVSTITIPAALLPILPDPRTEIPQDEDHDNLFAKLTHNLSPSNVLNFSYNYNHKIKDGQSAGPNAAANARFSELRSDHLLIARLTSTLGSRATNEIRASYSHTDTNRPVAVNTPGLVFPSLNVGTPSNLPQGRMQNNYILKDVYTGQFSGAGEHALRVGAGMNIVRYPTKLNLFQFGRFTFAKDEPPGPNNPPILYILGQYNSEFAHLDGNYFDGFAQDDWRVTPRLTLNLGLRYDLETFTGSYSGADYPPFTSQDQGVQFLLTTLPGAANANTIYRSRNTDHGEIQPRVGFNWAATKDGRTSVRGGYGIFYEGGQDPISVEGTLAQGRAQTFVAPGRVFPLLSFYPNMPPPDLLNKFFRISLISQFPGVFIQSAYAHQFTIGAERQLPGDISIAVDYAGIRSRHNPHSVNVNHPATPGSGASVLNGQYPYGANYGPVTVDLSDGVVNTDAVMVQIRRQFSRRVGLLIGYTFLKANQDGPSSSPYLLASDYGPTPNDIRHHLSASIHVRLPWELEVSGIVTASSAFPYNELAGTDVTGDGDPTNDRPPGVTYDSLRGDRYFDADLRVSKNVKFGRRYTIQVIAEAFNLFNTTNYNNYIGTVTSPLFQKPVQAMNPFQAQLGARFSF